In Dissulfuribacter thermophilus, a genomic segment contains:
- a CDS encoding PTS sugar transporter subunit IIA: MVGIIIAAHGNLAQELLETTKFIVGEVENIVALTIDPSQKVDKLKTNIRKAIKQVDQGDGVLILTDMFGGTPSNISLTFLEKGKIDIVTGVNLPMLIRLSQCRSKGESLEKVTEELVTYGRKSINQASGILKG; the protein is encoded by the coding sequence ATGGTGGGTATAATCATTGCGGCTCATGGCAATCTTGCACAGGAACTCTTAGAGACAACCAAATTTATTGTTGGTGAGGTCGAAAACATAGTGGCATTAACCATTGATCCCTCACAAAAAGTAGATAAACTAAAGACAAACATCCGAAAAGCCATTAAACAGGTCGATCAAGGAGATGGTGTCTTAATCCTAACTGATATGTTTGGTGGGACCCCTTCCAACATATCGCTTACTTTCTTGGAAAAGGGAAAAATAGACATAGTGACTGGGGTGAATCTTCCTATGCTAATTCGTTTGAGTCAGTGTAGGTCAAAAGGAGAATCATTAGAAAAAGTCACTGAAGAATTAGTGACTTACGGCAGAAAAAGTATCAATCAAGCCTCAGGAATCCTGAAGGGATAG
- a CDS encoding GNAT family N-acetyltransferase → MNLKLRPCTNEDLESILFIEESSFKDPWTKNAFYSELCDDSGCSRCLVVEDPSCSVIGYIVYQKILDEIYVKKVAVHSQMRKRGIGHFIFFNLFKEAKEDGVFKIVLDCDVTNVEALRFYKDLGFQQVSEANRDGSLRLENKIGAAT, encoded by the coding sequence GTGAACCTTAAATTGAGGCCTTGCACAAACGAAGACCTTGAGTCAATTTTATTTATCGAAGAGTCCTCGTTTAAAGATCCGTGGACTAAAAACGCATTTTACTCTGAACTATGTGATGACAGTGGTTGTTCGAGGTGCCTTGTTGTGGAAGATCCTTCATGTTCTGTAATTGGTTATATTGTGTATCAAAAGATTTTAGACGAAATCTATGTCAAAAAAGTAGCCGTCCACTCTCAAATGAGGAAAAGAGGTATTGGTCACTTCATATTTTTTAATTTATTTAAAGAGGCCAAAGAAGATGGCGTATTTAAAATCGTTTTAGACTGTGATGTAACTAATGTAGAAGCACTGAGATTTTATAAGGACTTGGGATTTCAACAGGTCTCTGAGGCGAATAGAGATGGAAGTTTGAGATTGGAGAATAAGATAGGTGCAGCTACTTAG